The DNA region TAATTATCAACATAGCCATCGAAATCGGTGATTTCCGCCCGTGAAATACTGGTTCCAAGTTGGAAGCCTAAATGACTATGGGGATCGGAGAACTGGCTGTAAAGGTTGAGAGAGGTAATATCGCCGATATCTGCAAATTCTCGGCTGACCGACATACCAAAGGTGTTTTCAGCGGAAGCTGAGTTAAATAAGGCGCTGAAAAGCGCAAAGGCTAAGATAAAGCGATGCATGGTGTCTCTCATTTCAGGATTATGTTAAGGCAAGTTTAGTTGAATATAGCTGAACGAAATCTTAACCGGCGCAGGAAGGATAAATGATAACTTGAGATAGCCAATACTATCTGCGACTATAAGTTAGAGGGGTTTTATTCGGCGTCAGACCGAAACTGGAAGGATATGAGTAATTCAAACGATACGAAAGCGACTCAAGCAATGGAGTCAGCTGCTGCGACTGCTGGTAGCCGGCTGACGCAGCTCGCGCAACGGTTGCAATCTCAACAAACAACCGATGGGTTTGCTAAGGCCCGAGAAGATGTTAATCGAGCGCTAGCCGAAAAGAAAATTATTCTCAATAAACGCTTTGTTCTACAAGAAACACTTGGATCAGGCGGAATGGGAACCGTGTATCTCGCCCAAGATTTGCGAAAAGTTGAGGCGACCGATCTTAATCCTTACGTCGCGATCAAAGTACTTAGTGGAGATTTTAAAAATCATCCGGATGCTTTTATCGCTCTGCAACGAGAGGCCAGTCGCTCTTCTAATCTATCGCACCCAAACATTGTAACGGTTTACGATTTTGACCGAGATAATGACACCGTTTACATGACGATGGAGCTGCTTCAGGGTGAAGATTTAGATGCATTAATGCGACGTAAGCAACCGATGGGACTTGATAAGTCAGAAGCGAAGAAAATCGTCTTAGACTACTGCCGAGCGCTGAATTACGCTCATCAAAAAGGCATCATTCACTGTGATCTTAAACCCGCAAATATCTTTATCACCGCTGAGGGCGCTAAAGTCTTGGACTTTGGTATCGCGCGGCTCGCTCGAAAAACAGCTGACCATTTTGATGCCGGCAAAATCGGAGCACTGACACCCGACTACGCATCTCCTGAGATGTTTGAAAATGCTCCGCCCGATCCTAGAGATGACGTGTTCGCTGCTGCGGTCATCGCGTATGAGCTATTTGCCGGAAAACATCCTTTTGATAATAAATCCGCCATGACCGCTAAGACTTTAGGCATGCAGCCAGAACCTATTAGTGGACTTAATAAGCGAGAGTGGAAAGCACTTAGCCAGGCTTTGGCGCTCGATAAAGAACAACGAACACCTTCGATCATCGCCTTTATAAAGCAACTGGCTGGTAGTAAAAAGCAACCTTTGATTTACACAACCGTGGCATTGTCGTTAGTCACTCTATCAGTCTTGGGCTATTCAATCTTTAAAGCACAGCAGCGCAGTCAGAAAATTGAGTCGACGATATCTGAACTGAAAAATTGCCAGTCATCGGGTAATTTTGAGTGTGTCGTCGATCAGGCGAACACTTTGCTAGGATTAGAGCCAAATGATGAGTTTGCCAAGGCCGCTTTAGAGAATGCAAAATTATCCTTGATTGCGCAGCAACAACAGTTAGCCATTGAAAAGTTGCTTAACAAGGGTAAGCAGTGTCTTGAGCAGCATAATTTCGTTTGTATTGATGAGATCTATTCAGACATTATTAAGCTAGACTCAAGTAATGTTGCCGCGACTGAGTTAAAGACACAGGCAATGGAACTTCAGCAAGCGTTGCAAACCCAATTTACTGAGTTACTCTCTGAGGCTGCGGCCTGTTTCGATCGCAAGCAATATCAATGCGCTAAAGAAAAAGCAAATGAAGCTCTGGCCATCTTGCCGGGAGACGCTCTTGCTCTTGCAATGATAAGAGATGCAGAAAATGCGGTTATGATTCAAGAACAATCACTAATAAAAGCGCAAGCGATGGTTGCAGAGGGG from Pleionea litopenaei includes:
- a CDS encoding serine/threonine-protein kinase; the encoded protein is MSNSNDTKATQAMESAAATAGSRLTQLAQRLQSQQTTDGFAKAREDVNRALAEKKIILNKRFVLQETLGSGGMGTVYLAQDLRKVEATDLNPYVAIKVLSGDFKNHPDAFIALQREASRSSNLSHPNIVTVYDFDRDNDTVYMTMELLQGEDLDALMRRKQPMGLDKSEAKKIVLDYCRALNYAHQKGIIHCDLKPANIFITAEGAKVLDFGIARLARKTADHFDAGKIGALTPDYASPEMFENAPPDPRDDVFAAAVIAYELFAGKHPFDNKSAMTAKTLGMQPEPISGLNKREWKALSQALALDKEQRTPSIIAFIKQLAGSKKQPLIYTTVALSLVTLSVLGYSIFKAQQRSQKIESTISELKNCQSSGNFECVVDQANTLLGLEPNDEFAKAALENAKLSLIAQQQQLAIEKLLNKGKQCLEQHNFVCIDEIYSDIIKLDSSNVAATELKTQAMELQQALQTQFTELLSEAAACFDRKQYQCAKEKANEALAILPGDALALAMIRDAENAVMIQEQSLIKAQAMVAEGQQCFDKFDYSCAIAKAESAMAFIENYSEAVNLKRRAKAAIAKAKKDIRID